TGTAGCACTCGGGTTAAAAAAGGAAGCCCAGAAAGAGCAGATTGATAAAGTTTTGACACAAGTAGGATTGGCGGACCGTGCCTCTTCTTGGCCCTCTGAGCTTTCCGGGGGTCAAAAGCAAAGGGTAGCACTTGCAAGAGCCTTGATTCATGAGCCGGAACTGCTATTACTGGATGAACCGCTCGGTGCTTTGGATGCTTTGACACGTCTAGAAATGCATGAATTGATTGAAGAATTGTGGAGTGAAAAGCAATTAACCGCGATTCTTGTTACCCATGACGTCGAGGAAGCAGTAGCGCTAGCGAACCGTGTCATTTTAATCGAAGAAGGCAAAATTGTACTCGAAGTTCCTGTCCGTCTTCCTTACCCACGGCACCGGGACCACCCTCTATTCACGAAACTAGTCAGCCAAATCCTAAATAAGATTATGGGTCATAAACGACGGGGGATCTCTACGGAGGTAGCTTCTGCAAGCTTGCCGGCCATGGAATCGTGATAATCTACATGAAAATTATTTAGTAGGAATACAAAAGCCTTATTTATATAAACCATCAAAATGAGGTTCTCTTGGATTTTACTCACTACTCTTTAAATAAGATGACTTGTCCTTAATCGAGTAACCAGTAAAATAATAACCGGAGATTTTCCGGTTAAATGCAAAATGGAGCTCGTTTCGGGTTAAATAAGCGGAGGATTTCCGCTTATGTAATGCAAAATCTCCCATTTTCAAATTTTTTGAGCTAATAGGCGGAATCTCTCCGTCTATTAAAGCTTTTTTTAACAATAATTACAAATTAAGCGGAATTCTTCCGTCTATTTATCCTGCTCAGGTGCTTAATTTAACCTGCCCCCCTGACCGGTAAGTGCGGACCCTACTTAATCATAGATCTTATGTCAATGTTAATGAAATTTCGTAGAAACCCATTATATAAAGAAAAAGACGTATGCCAATTCATACGTCAATTCTTGTGTCTTTTTTAAAAGGAATTCTTTACGGAATTTGGCAGTAAACTTTAATTCTTTTTTAGTACATCAATTAGATTGTAATCTGTACGGTTTCAGCTACTTTGTCTAGTTTAAAGCTGACTTTCTTATCTCCACAAACAAGATCATAATCACCTAGGAATCCTTCAAATGAAACCATTCCATTGTCATCTGTCTTACATTTCACATTTGTGGACCAGTCACCTTTAATCAGTTTCTTCAATACTTCATAAGCTGGTTTTGGGCTATTATCTTTTCGGACAAATCCAGCTGGAGCACCAAGCCAGGCACCATCATCACTGAAGGACCAGGTTGTAATGGCTTCTACCTGAGGATGTTTAAACAGAATCGAATACATTTCTTCCACTTCTTTTGCCTGTCGTTCTTCAAACTCTGGTGTAGATGGCCATTCAGGAATCTGATAGTCATTTAGGTCTTCTATATCAGAAGGCATAAGATGTCCGGATGTCAATGTATTTTCTGTAAAGTGCAGGGGAAGACCAAAGTGGGAGAAACGGTCTAGTACTTCTTCTAATTTCTCACGTCCCCAATATCCCTGATGCTGATGTGACTGAATGCCAATCGCATCAATGGAAATACCAGCCTGCAGGCATCCATCAATTAAGATTTCATAGTTAATAGAAGTATTAAAGTCATTTAATAATAGTGTTGCACCATGATTAAATTCACGCGTTTTTGCAAACATTTCTTTTATAATGCCAACACGACCAAGGTCTTTAGAGATTCTTGTGATACCATTGTCATATTTATCAAAGATTGGCATAATCACAACTTCGTTGATCACATCCCACATATCGATTAATCCTTTGAAATCTGATACTTCTCGTTCAATTCTAGCAAACTGTGCTTTCAGAATCTCTTCATTACTCATATCTAAAAGCCATGGAGCCGTGACGGTGTGCCAGCAAAGAGGATGTCCTTTCACAGTTACATTTCTTTCTCTTAACCATTGAGCTGCAGCCTTTAATTCATTTGTACGTGGTTTTCCTTTTTCAGGCTCGAAGGTTCCCCAATAGAAAGGCAGTGTTGCAGAGTTAAATACATCTAAGAATTTATCCAGTTTATCTTCTAAAAATGCAAGTCTGTCTGCTGGTACATTTTTGTTTGCTACTTCGATTGCATCGAAAATACCGCAGCCAAATAAGAACTTATGATTTGTCAGATTAAGTGATACTTCCTTTCCTGTAACTGGATATCCTGCTGCATCGACAAGTTTGATGGTCTTGCTCGCCATTCGGTGTGCAAATTCATTTGTTTGTACCATTATCCTACCTCCATATTCATACCGTTTCTCACAGTTCTATTAAAAGAAAACGCTTTCGTAATTCAACAAAAGTTTATCAAACTTTGTATATCCAGTAAACTAACCATTATGCTCATCTATAGTTTTTAAAGTAAGTAGTTTAATAATTATGGTAGTTATAGAGAGGATCGCTAATTCAGCTATGATTATATGTTTCAGTTTGAAATAGTAATTCAATGTAACTTCGATAGGTAATTAGAAAAGTGTCTGTAAAAACCGGTAAATTACTAACGAAAGGGAATTGCAGATAGTAAGCTTTTTCATAAAATGTTATAACAATAGAATAGTATATTGACAAGACATTGTGATGCTTTTACAATTGAAAATGATTATCAACTTCAATTGGGAGGCAACTATATGTTTTATACGATAAGTCGTCGGAATATTTTATTAACATCTATCTTTATTTTCTTATTATCATCAATGTTACTTGGGTGTACAAATGCTAGTGATGAAGCTTCAACGTCTAAGGACGATAATGAAAACATGCTCACAATCGCATGGCCGAGGGATGTTGGCGCAATGAATCCACATGTTTACAATCCTTCACAATTATTTGCTCAGTCAATGGTGTATGAACCGTTGGTAAGCTACGGGACAGGCGGAGAGCTAAAACCGAATCTAGCAGAGTCTTGGGAAATTTCAACCGACGGAAAAGTATATACCTTCCATTTACGTCAAAATGTGAAATTTTCCGATGGAACAAGCTTTAATGCAGATATAGTGAAAAAGAATTTTGATACAGTATTGAATCATATGGAATTACATAGTTGGTTAGGATTTCTTTCGAAAATAGCTAGTACGGAGGTAATCGACGAATTTACGTTTAAAATGACATTAACGGAAGCCTATTATCCAACCATTCAGGAGTTAGCTGTTGTTCGACCAGTTCGTATGTTAGGTGAAGCGGGATTCCCTGCAGATGGTGATACCTCCAAAGGTGTCGAAAAAGCGGTTGGTTCTGGTCCTTGGATTTTGGATGAGTATAAACAAGATGAATATGCAATTTTCACACGAAATGAAAATTATTGGGGTGAGCTTCCAAAAGTAGAAAAAATTAAAGTGAAAGTCATTCCTGATGCGGAAACGAGAGTACTAGCGTTTGAAAAAGGTGAGCTGGACTTAATTTATGGAGAAGGTGTGATCAGTTTAGACGCTTTCAAACAATTGGAATCTACTGGTAAATATGAAACTACCATTTCTGATCCAGTTGCTACGAGGCAGCTTGTTTTAAATACAACGAGAGAAACGCTTTCCGATGAACGTGTTCGCCAAGCATTACATTATGGATTTAATAAGGAAGCAATGGTAAAAGGAATCACTTCTGGACTAGAAGAATCAGCAGATTTTATTCTACCGACAAACTTGCCTTACACTTCCGATATTGATGTTGAGTCCATTGACTATGATGTTAAAAAAGCAGAAGCGTTATTAGACGAAGCGGGCTGGATACTTCCTAAGGGGAAAAGTGTTCGTGAAAAAGATGGAAAGCCGCTTGAAGTAGAGATGATGTACGATTCAGCTGAATCTATTCAAAAAGCAATGGCAGAAACCCTCCAATCAGAATGGGCAGCCATTGGTGTAAAATTAAATATTGTTGGAGTGGAGCTTGCCGTTCAAGTTCAAAGATTTAAAGATAATGAATTTGAGATTAATTTCTTTAGTAACTATGGTGCTCCATATGATCCGCATACATTTATTAACATAGTGGCAAAAGAAGGCTTTGGATTTAATGAAGCCATTTCAGCTTATCCGAACAAAGCGGAAATACTCAAACAAATCGCACTGATTCCGCAGACAACAGACGAAGCAGAACGTCAACAGCTTTACACATCTGTTTTAACATCACTGCAAGATCAGGGAGCCATTCTTCCTATCTCTTATATTAAGAAAACAGCAATTTATCAAAAAGATGTCACGAACTTCAATTTCTCTGCGAATCGTGACGAAAATCCATTCACAGGAATTAGCATCAAGTAGTAAGCAGGTAGGAGGCTATTATGGGCACTTATATAATAAAACGAATAATGTCCATTATCCCGGTTTTTCTTTTGGCCGCACTTCTAACGACTGGGATGATTCACCTTTCACCAGTGGATCCGGCCGAGGCTTATTTAACAGCAGCTCATATTGAACAGACTGATGAAATTTTGGCCCAGAAAAGACATGAGTTTGGTTTAGATCAACCATTCTTTATGCAATATGTAAACACTATTATGAAGATATGCCAACTTGATTTTGGCATATCTTATGTTTCGAATAAGCCTGTTTGGGACGAGGTTATATACCGAATACCAGCGACCCTCCAGTTAGCTCTTGGGAGTTTATTCCTAGCAGTGCTCGTCAGTGTCCCTCTTGGTTTTTTTGCAGGAGTAAAGAAAAACAGTGCGATTGATCATTTTAGTCGATTACTCTCCTTTTTCGGGGCATCTATTCCTTCTTTTTGGCTGGGTTATATATTGATTTTTTTCTTTTCTGTCAAATTGGATCATTTCCCGGTCGAGGGGATTGGAACATGGCAGCATCTTGTTCTGCCTTCCGTTACACTCGCGCTTCCTTTGATTGCGATGTACACAAGATTATTGCGTACAAGCATTCTTGAGAACTTACAAGAGCCTTATGTGCTATTCGCGAGGACAAGGGGGATTCAAGAAAAAACGATTATGGCCAAGCATATCTTAAGGCTTGCGATTTCCCCAATGATTACTGGTCTGGGGATGAATCTTGGGAAACTTCTGACTGGAACGATTATCGTGGAGACCGTTTTTTCTTGGCCTGGGTTTGGCCGTTATTTTATTGAAGCGATTTTTAATCGGGACATACCTATCATTCAATGCTATGTACTGATAGCCGCTAGTCTATTTATCCTTAGCAACCTATTGGTGGATCTGATTCAAATGTATATTGACCCGCGCATATCTAGGAAGGAAGGGCAACAACGATGATAACCAGTATACGCAGGATCTTTATAAGTCAAAAAGTGATTCCGATATGTTCCGTTATATTAGGAATTCTTTTCATCATTACGATGTTGGCTCCCTGGATTGCTCCCAATGATCCGATTGCGGTCAATTTAGCTTTTAAACTACAGCCGCCTTCCTGGGAATTCCCATTAGGAACTGATCATTTGGGAAGATGTAACTTATCACGCCTTTTATATGGGGGAAGAATATCTTTAGGTTTCGCTATGCTTATTTTCATTTCATCTTTAACGATTGGTTTAATGATTGGAACCTTTTCCGGATATAAGGGCGGCTTTGTGGATCAGGTTTTGATGAGATTTTGTGATGGTGTGATGGCTTTTCCTAGTCTTATCCTTATACTTGGACTGGTTGGTATTTTCGGTCCTGGGCTACCGCAGGTCATTTTAGCGCTGATGCTTGTGCAATGGGTCTATTATGCGAGAATGTTCCGAGGAATGGTTCTTAGTCTGAAAGAACAGAACTTTATTGCTGCTGCGAAAATAAGCGGCTCGTCTCAATGGAAGATTATTAGAAATCATATTGTCCCAAATGTACTTCCTCCGCTAGTCGTCATGGGCACATTAGAAATGGGTTGGGCCATTATGGATATATCCGCCATGTCGTTTCTAGGATTAGGAGTACAACCGCCTACTCCTGAATGGGGAGCGATGATCCACGAAGGAAAGTCGTATATTCGGACGAATCCAGAATTAATGCTTTATCCAGGTCTTATGATTATGCTCGTGATTGTGACATTCAATTTATTGGGCGAAGCGTTATCCGAACGTTACGGTGTTAAACGTCGATCTTAAAAAAGGAATGAGAATGTTGGGTACAGAACAGTCGAATGTGTTACAAGTAAGCGATTTACACGTACAGGTAAAAACAAAACATGGTGCTACCACACTTGTTGCGGATATCAATTTAGAACTAAAGCGTGGGAAGGTACTTGGGATTGTCGGGGAAAGTGGATGCGGTAAAACTGTTACGAGTATGTCGATACTTCAGCTTCTCAATCGGAAAACGACCACGATTAAAGGCAGTATCGAATTACTTGGACGTGAATTGAATGGTTTAGGTGAGAAAGAAATGCGTGAGATCCGTGGCAAGGATATCGCCTTTATTATGCAAAATCCGATGAATGCTTTTACGCCTGTTTTTACGATTGGTCATCAATTTATTGAAACCATACGTTCACACACAAAATGGAATAAAAAACAAGCAACAGAGCTGGCGATTGAGGCAATGCATAATGTCAATTTACCAGATCCTGTTAAACTATTAAAAAACTATCCTTTTCAATTGAGCGGCGGTATGCTTCAACGGGTCATGATTGCCATTGCAGCATGCTTACATCCAGCAGTTATTATTGCCGATGAACCAACAACTGCACTTGATGTAAATAATCAAAAGAAAGTGCTGTACCACCTAGATAAAATTCGCTCTGAATATGGATCTGCCATATTATTAATCTCCCATGATCTTGGGGTCATTTCCGAAATGGCAGATGAAGTTGCTGTTATGCAGAATGGCCGAATCGTAGAAAAAGCGGATGTGTTCCAACTATTTGATCAGCCCCAGCATGAGTATACAAAAAAACTATTAAATGCACGCTCAACATTACATTCAGATGAATCTGTCATTCATTTGGCTTGACCTAGGCATCTATAAGGGGTGGAAAAGTGAGTTTATTACAAATAAATGAAGTAACTCATAGCTATGGATCCCGAACGGTTTTCAACTGGAAAGACCGCTCAAAAAATATACTTTCCGACATTTCTCTCTCTATTGAGGAAGGTACCTGTTTAGGATTGCTTGGTTCGAGTGGTGCCGGTAAAAGTACCTTAGGAAGAGTGATTCTTGGTCTGGAACGACCGCAATATGGACAGGTTTTGTTTCAAGGGCATGATATTTATACCGCAGATAAGCAAATCCGTCAAAAAATTCGTCGTGATCTTCAGGCTGTCTTTCAGGACTCATACTCATCGGTCAATCCTCGAATGACGGCCGAACGAATTATTGCAGAGCCGCTAGAAAACTATGAAAAGCTAACCGTTGCTGAGCAAAAACGAACCGTTATTGAATTATTAGAAAGAGTAGGGTTAAGTGAAGCGGACTTAAAAAAATATCCAAATCAATTTAGCGGTGGTCAATTGCAAAGGATTAATATTGCAAGAGCCATCTCATTAAAGCCGAAGCTGATAGTCCTAGACGAATCTGTCAGTAGTCTAGATATGGTGACTCAAACCCTAATTTTAGAATTACTGAAGGAGTTAAAAGCAAACTTCGGATTATCCTATCTCTTTATTACGCATGATATTAAAGCTGCCTATACAATTAGTGATCGATTAGGTGTACTAGAAAAAGGAAAATTGGTCGAGCTTTACGATGAAAAGAAACAGTTTTTTACTTCAGAACATCCTGTAGCAAATGAGTTGAGAGATTCAATGCTGGCAGAGCACCCACGTTTTCGTTCGGTTAGACGCGCTTAAGTAAAAATTTTTGGAATGCCTCGATTTCATTTCTAAAATCGGGGCTATTGTTTTGATTAGTAATGATAGAAGGAGGAACTTCCTAATGAATCATCGTGCGTACCTAGCATTGGCGATTCCCCTGACGATTTCGACCATGACAACGCCCTTGTTAGGTGCTGTAGATACAGCCGTTGTGGGGCAGCTTCCCGATTCGGCATATATTGGAGGAGTTGCAGTAGGGACTCTTATATTTAATACTTTGTATTGGGTATTCGGGTTTTTACGGGTTAGCACATCTGCTTTTGCTGCACAAGCGAGCGGGGCAAGTGATCCTGCTCAAGGAATACTTTCTTTAGCTCGTCCATTCCTTTTAGCTGTTGTAGTTGGGGTGTGTTTTATTCTCTTGCAATGGCCGATTGAATATGGTGCGTTAATCTTGTTTTCCTCAGATTCTGATGTCACTAAGTTTGCGGCTGAATATTTTCGAATTAGAATTTGGGGAGCACCCTTTACATTGATGAATTATGTTATCCTCGGCTGGTTAATGGGGATGGCTAAGATTAAAGAATCATTATTATTACAAGTATTAATGAATGTTTTGAATATGATTTTGGCCATTCTTTTTGTCCATGTATTTACATTTGCTGTCAAAGGGGTAGCTGCTGCTGCTTTGATTGCTGAAGTGACAGCCTTTATATTGGGGTTACTCATTATTATGAAAGCATCTCCATTTAAATGGAGATTACCATCCTTTCAAGAACTAGTAGACACACAGTCTATGAAAAAGATGTTTAACGTTAACAAGGATTTGTTCATTCGAACGATTTGTTTATTAGTCGTTATTAATATGTTTACAGCAAAAGGTGCTTCCTTTGGTACAGACTTACTTGCTGCAAATGCTGTGCTTTTTCAAATACATTATATCATGGCTTATTTCTTCGAGGGGTTCGCCAATGCCACGAGTATTCTCGTCGGCAAAGCGGTAGGAGCAAGCGACAAGGAATTATATAAAAAAACACTTACATTATCAAAGCAATGGTCAGTGATTACAGCTGTTGTAATAGCGAGTGTATATGGATTATTTCAAGAACAAATCATCTCTCTTTTTACCAATCTACCACGTGTACTTGAACTTTCAACGACGTATGGAACATGGCTTATCCTTTACCCGTTTGCTGCGTGTTTTGGCCTTGTCATATATGGTGCCTTCACCGGAGCAACAGAAATAGCTCCCGTTCGCAACTCCATGTTTTACGCAATGATTGTCTATATCCTTATACAAATTACGGCAACACCTATCTGGCATAATCATGGCTTATGGCTGGCTTTCATTGTTTACACGATTGGGCGATCTGGATTCCTAGTCATGTATACTCCTAGATTAAATAAAAAAATGTTATATGTAATGAAAGGAATCTGAAAGTTTGTGCTTACACTATAAGTTTTATTAGAACTTTCTATTTATTTTGTATATAATTGTGTGATATTATTTTTAAAAAAAGAAGAGGTTATCATATGAATTCACTATTCGCACCGACAGAATCAACGAAAACAAAAACAATCGTCATCAATTCTCTTTTCATCGCATTAACCCTTGTAGCTACGATGTTCATCAACATTAAGCTCCCAATCATGGGGAACGGAGGACTCATCCATCTCGGTAACGTACCTCTTTTTATAGCAGCCATTGTTTACGGTAAAAAAACAGGGGCAGTAGCAGGTGCGTTCGGTATGGGCTTATTCGATCTTCTCTCTGGCTGGGCACTTTGGGCACCATTTACTTTTATCATTGTAGGCGCAATGGGCTACGTAGTCGGACTTATCTCCGAAAAAGTACCGGGGAAAAGGATGTTTGTTAACACGTTAGCCGTTGCTACTGCACTCATTATTAAAGTGGTTGGCTATTATTTTACAGAAGTGCTCCTTTATGGCAACTGGATACAGCCATTCGGTTCCATCCCTGGAAACATCATGCAGGTCGCGATTGCTGGTATAATCGTAATACCTCTTGTAGGACGCTTAAAGAAAAGAGCTTGATTGGTACAGGGCGGGTTGTTCGTCCCCAGTATTATAGAAATAGAATGAAGACACTCACAATTATTGATTTATCGATAGTTGTGAGTGTTTTTTTGTTGCTGAAAGTGTTCTCATTGAAGAAATTTACGTTAGTCGAAATCATCGATGGAGATACCATTAAAGTGAATCTTAACGGAAAAATCGAAACGGTACGCTATTTGTTGATGGATACACCGGAATCAAAAAATCCAAAAAAATGTGTCCAGCTCTATGCAAAGGAAGCGTTCTTACGGAATAGCAAGCTGGTTAAAAGCGGAATGGTAACCTTGGAGTTTGAAGGGGAAAACACAAGAGATGCCTACCGACGACTGTTAGCCTATGTTTTTGTCGATGGAGAATCGATTCAAGGCACACTGCTAAGAGAGGGGGTACGCACGTGTGGCGTATATCATGAATCCACCCTATAAATACCTTGAAGCATTTAAGAAGGAGGAAAATCTAGCAAAAAGGGAGAAGATTATCATCTGGAGCAGGTGGAACTTTGTTACCATTTTGGCAACATTTTGGTCACGAACTATAAATAACTATTGATAATTAGAAATAATATATCCAAATTATATTACTCGGCTTTTTTTATTAGTTGGTGCCCGAATGATGCCATTTAAATTGTGGTGCCAAGTTATTATATCAAGCAATCCATTTAAATGATCTACTGCGATACTTTCAATGGAATCAGTTACATGAGAATAGGTATCCAATGTGATCTTTCTTATATCGTGAGTCGTATTATAACAAGGACACGTACAATCATTCCCTTGAAATCATTGTCTCGAAAAACAGAAATGGTCCAGTTGGAAGCATCGCTGTAAATTACAAAGAGCATACGGCAAGGATTGAGGACCAGAAGGAACAGAGTCTTTCCGTTGAATAACTTCGATTAGCACTTTGTGAACGAAGCCTACGGACGGACGATATAAAAATCTAATATAGAGGTGTTATCACATGTTAGTGAAAGATGTTTATCTGGATTGTTTCCATTTTGAAGAATCCCCATTGATAGACTGATATTTAATTCTTGGAAGCATCTCTTAAAAATAGAGATGCTTTTTTCGATAGAATGGTACGTATGGAACTGGACCTAAATTGCTTCAATCAACTCGTAGACGGTCACGATAATCCGATGGATAACAACCATAATAATCATAAAACAATTTAGTAAAGTGCCGAGTACTAAAATATCCAACACGTTCGGAGACCTGCTGAACTTGGATACCAGGATTCGATAGGAGCTCCTTAGCTTTCAACATACGGGTACGTGTCAAATATTTCATAAAAGTGATTCCCAATCGCTTGCGAAAAAGAGTACTTAGGTAGTTGGGAGTGACGTTTAACTGATTGGCAATTTGATTAAGACCAATATCTGACATAAAGTGTTGGTCAATATATGAAACAACTTGGGTAATAAGGTCAGTAGGACTAACGTGGGCTTTTGATTTCACTTCAAGCATCTGTTCGCTGTGTTTACACAAATCTTCCATCCAGTATTTTAGATCATCCGCAATGTTTAATTGGTGACCTATAGAAAAATGAAGGAAATGGGCAATATTTGCTTTTATTCTAGTGAACATGCTGTTTGGAATCTCCTTAAAGATGGTTCCAATAGAATCTAATATCTTCATGTAACTCAAAAACTCATGATTTCTATAGCTTTCTGCTAAATCTATCAATAACTTACTAAGTTCAGGCAAGTAGGGATTCGACCCCCAACTGCTCAATTCTTTAATCGACAAACATCTATTAACATTAGCCACAGCTCGGAGAGGAGATAGTTCTTGGAGTTGTTTATATTGCTGAAAGAGCGATTCTATACTGGAGCAAAGGTCCGATTGAAAGATAGTGATAGCGAATGCACGTCCGTTAACCTGCTGAATTAATTCCCGATTTCCTTCAAATTGGGTGTACAGTTGAGCTCTCTTTGTTTCTTTTTCTTCACTACAACCCCAGACAGATGCCAACTCCCCATTGGATAGGAGCATGAGAGCCCTTCTGCTTTGGTTCCCCTGGGATTCGTTGGTATTCTTTCGTAATTGTTGACTGATATCTTTAAGCTGTTCAGCGAGAAACGTTTCGGGTAAGTAACTATCAATAAGCAAAAAAGAACCATAAAACTGTTTGTTAACTAATAAACAGTTCTTTTCATTTGAGCAAGGCAAGCGATTGTAGTGAGAAATTAATTCACTTTCAAATTGATTATTTAATGTAAGATTTCTTTGTTGGTACTGCTGTAAAAGACCATCTAGAGATTCAGCTAATTCTTCAGGGCTAACTGGTTTATTGATATAATTGGTGGCA
This genomic stretch from Neobacillus niacini harbors:
- a CDS encoding response regulator transcription factor — its product is MRVLIADDESLVRSSLISMLEELNLSLELIGETKNGEETIQMVKATTPDIVFVDISMPKGNGLDVIRRAKPFSPDTQWIILTGYSNFEYAKEAIKLGATNYINKPVSPEELAESLDGLLQQYQQRNLTLNNQFESELISHYNRLPCSNEKNCLLVNKQFYGSFLLIDSYLPETFLAEQLKDISQQLRKNTNESQGNQSRRALMLLSNGELASVWGCSEEKETKRAQLYTQFEGNRELIQQVNGRAFAITIFQSDLCSSIESLFQQYKQLQELSPLRAVANVNRCLSIKELSSWGSNPYLPELSKLLIDLAESYRNHEFLSYMKILDSIGTIFKEIPNSMFTRIKANIAHFLHFSIGHQLNIADDLKYWMEDLCKHSEQMLEVKSKAHVSPTDLITQVVSYIDQHFMSDIGLNQIANQLNVTPNYLSTLFRKRLGITFMKYLTRTRMLKAKELLSNPGIQVQQVSERVGYFSTRHFTKLFYDYYGCYPSDYRDRLRVD